From Micromonospora carbonacea:
CCTGCGTATCGACGAATCCCGGGCCTGACGGGCAAGGGCACGTGACGGCACCCCGGGCAACGCGCAGCGGCGCCGACGAGATCCGTCGGCGCCGCTCGTGCGGGCGGTCAGGGGATGGGGAAGAACGCGCGGACGAACTTCTCCCACCCGCGCTCACCGATCATCGCCCGCATCTTCGGCAGCAGGCGCGGCGGCATGCCGAGCCGGTAGCGGATGCGCGGGTTCGGGGTGGAGACCGCCGTCTCGAGGACCTTGGCGACGTTCTCGGCGCGGACGGCGATCTTGCCGCGCAGCGGCGGGTTGTCGCTGAGCCGGTACGCCTGGTGCCAGTCGACGAAGTGCTCCCAGAAGTCCCGGTACAACGCGGGGTTGTCGTGCGAGTCCATGCCCAGGTCGGCGACGCTGTCGGGGACGAAGCCGCCCAGGATGGGCGCCGGCTGGAGCACGACCACCTTGATGCCGAACGGGGCGACCTCCAGGCGCAGGGAGTCGCTGATGGCCTCCAGCGCGTGCTTGGTGGCCTGGTAGTAGCCCCGGCCCGGGGTGGCGAACATGCCGAAGATCGACGACATCATGATGATCCGGCCGCCGCCCTGCTCCCGCATGCCGGGCAGGACCAGCTGGGTGAGCCGGCACAGCCCGAAGACGTTCGTCTCGAACTGGGCGCGGACCTCGTCCATCGGGGTCTCGCCGATGGTGCCGTTGAGGCTGTACGCGGCGTTGTTGATCAGCGTGCCGACCGCGCCGTGCTCGTCGGTGATCCGCTTGACCGCGGCGGCCATCGACTCCTCGTCGTTGACGTCGAGATAGAGCACCGTGATGCCCTCGTCGGCCAGGTCGGCCAGGGCCTCCACGTTGCGTCCGGTGGCGTAGACGGGCCAGCCGGCCCGGTGCAGCCGCAGCGCGGTGGCCTTGCCGCTGCCCGAGGACATTCCGGTGCCCGACGAGGCGCCGGTCAGCAGGATGGCGCGTGACTGGGTCATGATGGCGTCCCTTCCCGGCCGCGGGTCACTCGTCGCCGAGCCGCGCGATGCGGCTGCGGTCGACCGACGAGCCCAGCCCCGTGGCGTCGACCAGCCGGTTGATGAACGCGAACAGGCAGGCGCAGAAGACCGCCTCCAGCATCTCGGCGTCGCTCCAGCCGGCGGCGGCTGCCTGCTCCCAGTCCGCGTCGGTGATCTTGTACGAGCCGGTGCTCACCTTGGTCACCAGCCGCATGAGCGGCAGGGTGCGCTCGTCGACGGGCAGGTCCTCGACGCTGTCGGCGTCCGACACCGCCTCCAGCAGCTCGTCGCTGCCGCCGAACTGGCTGAGGAACCAGCTGTGCGTCCCGACGCAGTACGGGCAGCCGTTCAGCTTGGACGTCCAGGCCGAGATCAGCTCCTTGAGCTGCCGGGGCAGGGTGTCGCCGCCGAAGATGCCGCCGTAGCCGGCGACCACCACCGCGAGCAGCCGCGGATTGGTGGAGGTGAGCCGGAACATGTCGGGCACGAATGGGAGCCCGGTGACCGCCTTGATTTCCTCGTAGAGTTCGGCGGTACGGCCCTGAGCCTGATCCTCGTCAATCAGCGGGACTCTGATTCCCGGCTGTCTCGTCGTCGTTTCCATGAGCCATCTCCTCGTTGCTCGGGCGATCTGGGGCCAGGCGAACGACGGTGCGTTCCACGACGAAGTAGGGCCGCTGTCGGCGCTGGCCGCAGCAATCTCCGACGGGGCTGCGGGGCGACACGGAAACGCTGGCGAAGACAGTCGGGCAGCGATTCCGCTGGCCCATGATGGCACGTCGTCGCAGCTGGAGTGCTCTCCCAGATTGCCTACTGCGGGAACTGTCCCGCAGTTGAACCGTCGGCGCGGCTGGGCCGTACTGCCTACTGGCTGAAGGCACTTTTCGCCGATAACCTGTTTTCAATTCACAGAGACGGATGAGGTACGTGATGCCGGCAAGTGTTCTGCGACCGGTGCTGGGCTCGCTCGGTTTGACGCAGATCCGATACGTCGACGCGGTGCGTCGGGGGCGGGCCAGTGGCCTGGTGGCCGAGGTGTACAGGCAGGTGGAAAGGGACTTCGGTGTGCTGGCCCCACCGATGGCCCTGCACGCCCCGGCGCCGGAGGTGCTGGCCGCGGCGTGGCTGCTCATGCGGGAGACGCTGATCGTGCCCGGGGCCGCCTCGCGGGCGGCCAAGGAGACGGTGGCCACCTCGGTCTCGCTGGGCAACACCTGCCCGTACTGCGCGACCATCCACAACAACGCGCTGGGCCTGCTCACCGGGGTCGGCGTGGGCGTGGACGGCCGCGCCCGGCCCGACCCGGGGTCCGGCGGCGGCCCGGCGGAGCTGGAGGGGCTCGTCGGCTGGGCGATGCCGGTCGGCGGGAACCCGCCACCGCCGCCGTTCCCCGCCGCCCAGACGCCGGAGCTGGTCGGGGTGGCGGTGCTGCTGCACTACCTCAACCGGGTGGTGAACGTCTTCCTGCGTGACGTGCCGCTGCCGCCGGGGGTGCCGGAGCTGGCGCTGCCCATGGTGCTGCGGGTGCTGGGCTGGGCGATGATGGGCGCGTCGCGCCGGCCGCACGGGCCCGGCCTCTCGCTGGACCTGCTGCCGGCCGCGCCGCTGCCGGCGGACCTGTCCTGGGCGGCGGGCAGCCCGACGATCGCGGAGGCGTTCGGCCGGGCCAGCGCGGCGATCGAGGCGGCGGGCCGGCGCTCGGTGCCCGAGGCGGTGCGCGACCTGGTGCTGGCCAACCTGGTCGGCTGGCACGGCGGTCCGCGGGGGATCAGCCGGTCCTGGGTGGAGGGTCTGGTCGAGGGGCTTCCCGAAGCCCAGCGGCCCATCGCCCGGCTGGCCCTGCTGGTCGCCTTCGCGTCCTACCAGGTGGACCCGACGGTCGTGCGGGGCTGCCGGCTGGCCGGCGTGGACGACCGGGCGCTGGTGGAGGTTTCCGCCTGGTCGGCGATGGCCGCGGCCCGGTGGCTGGGCGGCAGGCTCGCGGCGCCACAGTGATCAACTATGGACAGGGCTCGCATCGCCGACCAATTCGGATAATCGCTGCGTCTGTCAGATTAAATCGCCTAGCCGCCCGTGGGAACATTCGAAAGTTCCGTATTGATTGATCTCCATGCATGGTATCGTCCTACTCCATCCGGACCACTTAGGACACTCACAGTAAGCGCGGCCCGATACGTTTCGGTCCGCACTCGCGCCACCCGACAGGCCGGTGGACTGGCATTTCTCCACAATTCAAGCCGGGTGATCGAACACCTGTTCCGTCACGGAGCGACGACGAGGTCGTGGCGACCCTGGGCAGGGCAACGCCGCCGGTCGTGGGGGGTATCCCGCGGCCGGCGGCACCATACCCGGGCCGGTCGCGCCGGGTATGGCCGGAGTGTCCCCAACGTGTTCACCGAATGGAGTGATTGGCCGTGCACAACGCCGTCGAAAGAGCCATCTCGATCATGTGGGATCGTTACCACGAACCCCTGTCACTCGACGCAATGGCCGATTCGGCCTTTCTCAGCCGCTTTTACTTCTCTCGGTTGTTCCGGTCGAAGACGGGCACTTCGCCGGGCCGATTCCTGACCGCGATCCGGCTCTACAAGGCCAAGAACCTGCTGCTCGAGACCGACATGAGCGTCACCGACATCGCCTATGCCGTCGGCTACAACAGCCTGGGCACCTTCATCAGCCGCTTCACCCGCAGTGTCGGCATCTCGCCGGCCCGCTACCGCTGGCTCGCCGAGAACGGCATCCCGCAGCTCTCCCGCACCCGCACGGCCGGCCCGCGCCGCCGGGCCACCATCTCCGGACGCCTCGTCCTGCCCCCGGTCGACGTGCCGGTGAAGGTCTACGTCGGCGTCTTCGACAGCCCCATCGTGCAGGGCCTGCCGGCCTCCTGCGACATCCTGGAGGCCTCCGGCGAGTACGTGCTGCGCGACGTGCCGGAGGGCGAGTGGTACCTGCGCGCCGCCGCGATCGCGCTCGGTGACATCGCGGCCCGCCCGTCCATGCGCCGCCCCCTCGCCGTCGGCGCGTACGACGCGCTGTCGGTGGCCGCCGGCGTCAACCTCACGGTGGACCTGGAGCTGCACCACACCGGGGTGTTCGACCTGCCCATCCTGATCGCGCTGCCCGAGTTGGACAGCACCGACCCGGCGGCCCGCAACCGGCGCGGCTTCGCCCGCAACGACCGGCGCACCGCGCGGCCGTCCCGGGTGCTGCACCGGGCCAAGTCGTGACCGCCGCCCCCGGGCGGTGGCGGCCCCGGACCCCGGGCTGCGGCCCGGCGCGGCGGGGCCGCGGATCGGGCGGCGCGGCCGCCACCGGGGGATGAGGGCGCGCGCCGAACGGGACCCGGCGACGCGCTCGGATCGATCCCCCACGGAAGAAGGCGGCGGGCCGGTGCCCCGGGGGCACCGGCCGGCAGCCGACAGCGGTGCGTCGGCTCAGCCCACGGCACCGGCGACGGGCGACTCCGGCACCCGGAACGGCCCCCAGGTGAACGCCGGCAGCCAGCGCCCCGGGTCGGCGCTCCACCGCAGCGACCGGATCTGCGCCGCGCTGCGGCGACCGGCCAGCGACAGGTAGACCTCGTGCCACGGGCCGGCGACGGTCACCGTCGGCTCGCCCGTTCCCGCCACGGCGTCGCCGTGCTCGGTCCGCACCGTCAGCGGCGGCAGGCCGTGCCCGTCGAGCGAGGCGGACAGCCCCTTGAGCAGGACGCCGGATGCCACCGGCAGCGCCGGGTG
This genomic window contains:
- a CDS encoding SDR family NAD(P)-dependent oxidoreductase, which codes for MTQSRAILLTGASSGTGMSSGSGKATALRLHRAGWPVYATGRNVEALADLADEGITVLYLDVNDEESMAAAVKRITDEHGAVGTLINNAAYSLNGTIGETPMDEVRAQFETNVFGLCRLTQLVLPGMREQGGGRIIMMSSIFGMFATPGRGYYQATKHALEAISDSLRLEVAPFGIKVVVLQPAPILGGFVPDSVADLGMDSHDNPALYRDFWEHFVDWHQAYRLSDNPPLRGKIAVRAENVAKVLETAVSTPNPRIRYRLGMPPRLLPKMRAMIGERGWEKFVRAFFPIP
- a CDS encoding carboxymuconolactone decarboxylase family protein produces the protein METTTRQPGIRVPLIDEDQAQGRTAELYEEIKAVTGLPFVPDMFRLTSTNPRLLAVVVAGYGGIFGGDTLPRQLKELISAWTSKLNGCPYCVGTHSWFLSQFGGSDELLEAVSDADSVEDLPVDERTLPLMRLVTKVSTGSYKITDADWEQAAAAGWSDAEMLEAVFCACLFAFINRLVDATGLGSSVDRSRIARLGDE
- a CDS encoding carboxymuconolactone decarboxylase family protein, with protein sequence MPASVLRPVLGSLGLTQIRYVDAVRRGRASGLVAEVYRQVERDFGVLAPPMALHAPAPEVLAAAWLLMRETLIVPGAASRAAKETVATSVSLGNTCPYCATIHNNALGLLTGVGVGVDGRARPDPGSGGGPAELEGLVGWAMPVGGNPPPPPFPAAQTPELVGVAVLLHYLNRVVNVFLRDVPLPPGVPELALPMVLRVLGWAMMGASRRPHGPGLSLDLLPAAPLPADLSWAAGSPTIAEAFGRASAAIEAAGRRSVPEAVRDLVLANLVGWHGGPRGISRSWVEGLVEGLPEAQRPIARLALLVAFASYQVDPTVVRGCRLAGVDDRALVEVSAWSAMAAARWLGGRLAAPQ
- a CDS encoding helix-turn-helix transcriptional regulator codes for the protein MWDRYHEPLSLDAMADSAFLSRFYFSRLFRSKTGTSPGRFLTAIRLYKAKNLLLETDMSVTDIAYAVGYNSLGTFISRFTRSVGISPARYRWLAENGIPQLSRTRTAGPRRRATISGRLVLPPVDVPVKVYVGVFDSPIVQGLPASCDILEASGEYVLRDVPEGEWYLRAAAIALGDIAARPSMRRPLAVGAYDALSVAAGVNLTVDLELHHTGVFDLPILIALPELDSTDPAARNRRGFARNDRRTARPSRVLHRAKS